DNA from Actinoplanes sp. SE50/110:
ACGGCCATGACCCTGACCCTGCGCTATGCCGCTCAGAGCGACCGCGGTCTGATCCGAGACCTGAACCAGGACTCCGTCTACGCCGGGCCGCGGCTGCTTGCTGTCGCGGACGGCATGGGCGGCATGGCCGCCGGTGACGTCGCCTCCAACATCGTCATCGCCGCGATGGCGCCGCTCGACGACGACGTCCCCGGGGACGCGCTGGTCGACGCCCTGCGGCACGCCGTCGGGACGGCGAATCAGCAGCTGCGGGACACCGTCGACGCCAACCCGCAGATGGAGGGGATGGGCACCACGCTGACCGCGGTGCTCTTCACCGGCAGCAAGTTCGGCATGGTGCACATCGGTGACTCCCGCGCCTACCTGCTCCGCAAGGGCGAGTTCGCGCAGATCACCAAGGACGACACGTACGTCCAGATGCTGGTCGACGAGGGCCGGGTCAGCCCGGAGGAGGCGAGCAGCCATCCGCAGCGGTCGCTGCTCACCCGGGCGCTGGACGGCCGGGACATCGACCCCGAGTACTCCGTGCGCCAGGTGCTCAAGGGCGACCGCTACCTGATCTGCAGCGACGGCCTGTCCGGCGTGGTCAGCGCCGAGACGATCGGCCAGACGATGCGGGAGATCGCCGACCCGAAGGCCTGCGTCGAGCGGCTCGTGCAGCTCGCGCTGCGCGGCGGCGGGCCGGACAACATCTCCGTGGTGATCGCCGACGCGACCGACGCGGACATCGTCGAGCAGGCGCCGATCGTCGGTGGTGCGGCCTCCCTCGACCGGGGCAACACGACGGTGGCCGACAGCTCCACCCCGGCGTCCCGGGCGGCCGCGCTCAAGCAGGCACCGCCGCGCCCGGCCCAGCCGGAGCCGGACGCCTTCGACCGCGACGCCGAGCCCGCCGGTCACCCGGTGCGGACCGGCCTGCTGGTCCTGCTGGTGCTCGCGGTGCTGGGCGGCGGCCTCTGGGCCGGCTGGCGGTACACCCAGGATCAGTATTACGTCGGCGCGACCGACGACGGCCAA
Protein-coding regions in this window:
- a CDS encoding PP2C family serine/threonine-protein phosphatase, producing MTLTLRYAAQSDRGLIRDLNQDSVYAGPRLLAVADGMGGMAAGDVASNIVIAAMAPLDDDVPGDALVDALRHAVGTANQQLRDTVDANPQMEGMGTTLTAVLFTGSKFGMVHIGDSRAYLLRKGEFAQITKDDTYVQMLVDEGRVSPEEASSHPQRSLLTRALDGRDIDPEYSVRQVLKGDRYLICSDGLSGVVSAETIGQTMREIADPKACVERLVQLALRGGGPDNISVVIADATDADIVEQAPIVGGAASLDRGNTTVADSSTPASRAAALKQAPPRPAQPEPDAFDRDAEPAGHPVRTGLLVLLVLAVLGGGLWAGWRYTQDQYYVGATDDGQLAIFRGVPGQIAGLDLSTVSEASTVRLDELTTVAQDRVKQGIHAGSKVDARSMLTELTSDEPSNPNLKPVCSVATATPAASTPAGAKPAVTKPAGAKPSASGAVRPAATTASSAPAIAPSVQPSESASTAPVDTTGCRTAD